CAGAAGAAGGAGGTCTACTCTGTTTGTGAGCCACGTCTGCTTGGCACATTTGCAATGTTTTCTGCCAACAGAGGAATATTATGCTAACTAGGTTGAAAGTTTCTGGTTTTAAGAACCTCGTCGATGTTGATGTCCGATTCGGCCCATTCACCTGTGTAGCCGGCGCTAATGGGGTCGGTAAATCCAACTTATTTGATGCTATTAGATTTTTGAGTGCGACTGCGGATATTCAACTAATTGAAGCTGCTTTATCTGTGCGAGATGAAGGAGGTCGAACAGCTGATGTACGTAGTTTGTTTCACCGGGTTGGTGACAAATATGCAGATGAAATGTCCTTTGATGCTGAGATGATTGTACCAGAAGAGGGTGTGGACGATCTAGGGCAAAAGGCAGAAGCTAGTATTACTTTTCTTCGCTACTCTATCATCCTCGCTTATAGATCAGATGATGGCTTGCGGTCTTTAGGTTCCCTAGAAATCATTAAAGAGGAGTTAGTTCACATCAATCTTGGTGATGCCAAGAAAAACTTATTGTTTCCTCACAGTGTTGAATGGCGTAAATCAGCAGTTAAGGGGCGACGAACTTCACCATTTATTTCAACCGAGGACGACAAAGGAAAGACAGTAATTAAGCTACATCAAGACGGGAGAAATGGAAAACCCTTGTCTCGATTAGCCATGAATCTTCCCCGAACCGTGCTGTCTGTGGCTAATGCGGCGGAAAGTCCAACGGTACTGCTGGCGCGAAGAGAAATGCAATCCTGGCGGCTACTTCAGTTAGAACCTTCAGCACTAAGGCAGCCAGACGAATTTACATCGCCCACAAAATTAGACATGGATGGTTCTCACTTAGCTGCAACACTCTATCATTTGGCACGGTTCAACAAAAACCATTCAACAATTGGACTGTCAGATGATGAGGCGGAAGCACAGGTTTACAGCCAAGTTGCGAATCGACTGGCAGAACTGATTGACGATGTGGGTGAAGTAGGAATTGACCGTGATGAACGGCGGGAAATTCTAACGCTAATAGTCACTGGCAAAGACAGCACATCACATCCAGCAAGGGCACTATCAGATGGAACCCTGCGCTTTTTGGCATTAGCAGTTCTAGAATTAGACCCTCAAGCACAAGGTCTTTTGTGTTTAGAAGAACCGGAAAACGGTATTCATCCAGAGCGTATTCCCAAAATACTCAAACTACTTCAAGACATTGCTACCGATGTTGATGAACCTATTGGGATAGATAACCCTCTTCGTCAAGTAATCATCAACACTCACTCACCTTCAGTAGTTATGCAAGTACCTGACGACAGCCTATTAGTTGCTGAATTAAAGGAAACGGTAGATTCAGGGAAGCGATTTAAGCGAGTGTCCTTTGCTTGTCTACCTGACACTTGGCGACAGAAAGACCCAGAAGGCATGAATGATGTACCTAAAAATAAATTACTTGCTTACTTGAATCCGGTAGTACTTGGTGAATCACAGCCTGATAGTAATGGAAAAGTAGGAAATCTTCAGCAATCAAAACCAATACAACCCAAAAAACGTCGAGTTGTGGATAGGACTGACCTTCAGCCACTAATTCCCGGTTTTCCGACTGACTCGGTATGAAAGAACTTTGCTACACTTTGCTGTCAGACGGCAGTTCAGATAAAGCATTAATGCCTATCCTTACCTGGTTATTACGGGCGCATCAGGTTGAGTGTGCTATCCAGTCTAATTGGGCGGATTTGCGACGCTTACCCAAACCACCGAAAAAGTTATTACCACGCATCATCAACAGCTTAGAACTATATCCTTGTGATCTCTTGTTTATCCATCGAGATGCAGAAAGAGAACCACGCGAAAAACGTATAACGGAAATCCTAGAAGTGCTAGAAGAAGCAATTAAAAAATCAGTAGCAGTACCACCTCATGTTTGTGTGATTCCGGTACGTATGCAGGAGGCATGGCTATTATTTGACGAAGTAGCGCTACGAAAAGCGGCAGGAAATCCTCGTGGACATCAACCATTACAGCTGCCAGATATCCGTAAAATTGAACAACTACCCGATCCAAAAGATATTCTCTATGGACTTCTGTGCGAAGCTAGTGAGTTGACAGGTCGGCGGCTAAAGCAATTCTCAGTTAACGAACGTGTACACCGATTAGCTGAACTCATTGATGACTTTTCACCACTAAGAGCTTTGTCTGCTTTTCAATTACTGGAAACTGAAATTCAACAAGTTATAAAAACACAAAGTTGGTGTTCCTAGTAGATATGTAAAATTTTGCATTTCCAAGAGAATATTTGCATAAACTCATTACAAAGTATATGTAAAATCTTCCACCAACATACCGGGAACTAAACTACCTCCAAGTTGGCGACTTTCATAAGTGCCTACTTCGGGGATGAATTCTTGAAAATCGGTCAAATCTACTAGGTTTTCTCCCCAGAAGCGATACAGACTTTCATCAAAACGTAAGTTTTCAATGGGGGCGATAATTTCTCCATTTTCTACCCAAAAGCAAGCATAGCGGGTCATACCTGTGATTCTACCAGTGTGGCGATCGCTCCAATTCAAGTAATGCAAATTTGATAGATACAATCCTGTATCCAATTTCGGAAGAATCTGCTCAAATACTAAATTTCCAGGACTAACTTCTGGCGCACGTAGAGTCTCTGAACCATTAGCACCGTTGGCAATTTTCTGATATTCCTTAGCAGTGCGAGAATTCACCAGAGTGTTTACCAAACGTCCTTTTTCAATTACAGGTAACTCCGGTGCTGCCATTTCTCCCAATTCATTAAATCGCGGTACTAATCCGCGCTGAAAGTTTTCTTTCAAACTAAATGCTGTCGAAAGTTGTTTTTCTTGACGCGATAAAGCCGCTAAAGCGCTATTTCCTTGTTGGATATCAGCTTCGCTTATAGCTCCCCAAGAAAGCATCAGTAATAAATCTGCAACAGCAGCAGGTGCAAAATAAGTTTTATATTGTCCCCGTGGTAATTCTTTAACTGGGCGAGCCAGCAATTCGAGTTGCTTTTTGGCTTCGCTGATTTTGGCTATATAAGCAGATTTATCCCAATCATTCCCTGCAAATGTCCCCTTAACTGCTTGTCCAGAGTTGGAAAATAGAGAATAATCTAAGGTAAAAGAATCATTAGCAAACCAGTGTTTTTGACCATTAGAATCACCATAAGCTTTAATTACTATTCCTCCAGCATATATACCAGTAAAATCTAATTCAGCAACTTGTTCTAATACACTTGGTACTACTGCTTTCTCTGCCAATAAATTCCCCGAATGTCCTTCCCGACTGGTATTAGTTCCTGATGGTAAAACTAGATATGAATCGATGGGTAATAGGATCAGTTCGTCGCGTAGTTCCTGCAAAGCAGGATATGCTAATTGCCAGTCTATCTCCCAATTTCCAGTAAAGGGAAACTGCCGAACACTACTGCGTTGCCCTGCCATCAGAGTTAGTTCGATCCAACCATCAGCAACGCAACCAGTTTGTCGCACTTTCGCATGATTAAAACGAGTGAATTGACTTCTTTCACTACTAAGTCTGACAGTAAATTGTTCATTTTCTGCTTTTTTTATTAGCAGAGTTTCAATCAGTCGATTAAAGCTGAGTTCTAACGCAGATAATTCCTCAATTTTCATGGATATTAAATATTAATAGGGAATAACGAGGAGTGAGGAGTGAGGAGTTAGGAGTGAGGAGTTATATCTTCGAGGTTTTTTTATTCAAAGCTCTTAACTAGCTAGGCGTAAATAAATTAAAGTTTGTAGTAAGGACTTTAGTCCTAATCATCCTGTTTTGAGCGATGAATCGCTCAAAACAAGCTAGGATTCTATTTGATTTTTAATTATGCCTACCTATTTAAGTAGCAACTATTCACTCCTAACTCCTAACTCCTAACTATTTCAACTTCCTCCACCAAAAACTTCGACATTAGCAAATACACAAACAGGGGAACCATGTCCGACCCAAATGGTCTGATTTGGTTCTCCTTTTCCACAATAAGGAGTACCATACATTTGCCAGTTTTCAGCATTTCCTACTTGGATTAAGCTATGCCAAAATTCTGGTGTTGTAGCGCGATAGTTGGGATTACGGAGGGTTTTAGTGAGTTTACCATTTTCAATTAATTTAGCGTATTCGCAACCAAATTGGAATTTGTAGCGGCGATCGTCAATTGACCAAGATCGGTTAGATTCCATGTAAACGCCGTGTTCTATGCCGCCAATAATGTCTTCAAAGGTTGCATTTAGAGGCTCTAAATTCAAGTTGCCCATGCGATCGATCGCAGGTCGATTCCATGAAGAAGCACGGGCACAGGCTACTCCTGGTACACCTGCTCTGGCTTGACTCTCTAGACTGCCTAAACCCCGTTGGAGTACTCCTTCCTTGACCAAATACTCCCGCGTTGCTACAGCACCAGTATCATCAAAACCATAGCTAGCAAATTCACCAGCCACGGTGGGATCAAAGGTAATGTTCATAAGTGGCGAACCGTATACTAGGTTGCCAAAATCACTTTTATTAACGAAGCTGCCTCCAGCATAGTTACGCTCATCTCCCAAAATTCGGTCGATTTCTAGGGGATGCCCGACACTTTCGTGGATTTGCAGCATCATTTGATCTGGAGCTAAAACTAAATTGGTGCGGGTGGTTGGGCATTCTTCTGCTGTCAAGAGTTCTACTGCTTGTTCGCCAATTTGCCGTACCCTATACCATAAGTTTTCTTGTTTTAATAGTTCTAGTCCGCCTTGGTAACAGTTGGCTTGTGAACCATTATTACTACGCTGCTGTACAACCTTTCCATCTTGGGCGGTAGCTCCATAATGAGTGCTTATAGATAGAATTTTTTGATAAACTTCTGAGCCATTGCTACTAACAAACCAAGACTCTCTCTCAATGGTGCTAGCACCAGCTATAGTTTGCACAATCTTGTCGTCAACTTTCAACGTTTGGCAAATACGAACCAGTAAATCGTTAATTTCTCCCGGACTTAAAGCATCTAATGGTTCAATGAATGGAGATTTATACTCACCAACGACTTTAGGACGCTCACTTTCTCGGAAGGTATGTATCCACCATTCACTGGCTGCTAATGCCTGATTATAGGCTGTTTGAGCAGCAGCTTGGAGGGAAGACAGTTCCAAGGAATTGGTTGCTGCATAACCCAGACAGCCATTAACTAAAACTTCCAGCATGGCTCCGATAGTAAAGGATTTGCCATTTACCTGGGGTAAGCCGTCACGGACTGAACGGGTAGTAGAAGTTTCCTTGACGGCTCTAATACCAATCCAATCAGCAGGAATATCGAAACTAGCGATCGCTTTTGTTAGAGTAATCAACATAAGAATTTAAAATTTAATTCCGGTGCCAGCGTGTACCATCACGGCTATCAATTAGCGTAATACCTTCTGCTTGGAGTTCGTCACGAATGCGATCGCTTTCGGCAAAATTCTTACCTTTACGTGCTTTTTCCCTTTGCTGAATTTTCGCCTCAATTTCCGCATCGCTTAAACCATCATTCTTGTCAGTTTTGGCTTCTGTCTCGGTTTCTAAACCCAAAACTCCAGCCAATGTAACAAGAGTTTGCCATTGACGCTGTAACTCATCAGGGGAAGTTTCGGTTTTCCCTTGATGCACAAGAATATTTCCCTCACGGCGCAGTTCTTTGGCTAATTCAAACAGCACTGTTAACCCACCAGGAAAATTAAAGTCGTTATTCACAGTTTCTTGGAAGCGTTCAACATCTGAATTTTGGATTTTAGGTCGCACCAAAGGTGCGCTTTCAGCGCAACTTGGATTTTGGATTTGGGAATTTTCCCCCTCTTCTAGTTCCCAGCCTAGTTTTTTGCCGTATTGGTAGCCGAAGAGTAAACCTTCTTGAATGGTGTGCCAACCGTTGGTTGCTGCGGCGATCGCTTCGTCGGTAAAATCTATGGGTGTCCGATATTGAGCAGTTAGCACGAATAATCGCACCGCCATCGGGTCAACTCCTCGATCCAGCAATTCTCTAATAGTGGTAAAGTTGCCCAAAGATTTGGACATTTTTTCACCATCTACCTTTACCATGCCGTTATGTAACCAGTAACGAGCTAGGGGTTTTCCTGTCACAGCCTCAGATTGGGCAATTTCGTTTTCGTGGTGGGGAAAAATTAAGTCAGCACCACCAGCATGAATATCTATGGTATCACCCAAGCGATCGCGCACCATTGCCGAGCATTCTATATGCCACCCCGGACGACCTGCGCCCCAAGGTGACTGCCAAGCTGGTTCTCCTGGTTTTGCTGCTTTCCACAAGGCAAAATCAAAGGGGTCTTTCTTT
This Nostoc sp. KVJ3 DNA region includes the following protein-coding sequences:
- a CDS encoding AAA family ATPase, which gives rise to MLTRLKVSGFKNLVDVDVRFGPFTCVAGANGVGKSNLFDAIRFLSATADIQLIEAALSVRDEGGRTADVRSLFHRVGDKYADEMSFDAEMIVPEEGVDDLGQKAEASITFLRYSIILAYRSDDGLRSLGSLEIIKEELVHINLGDAKKNLLFPHSVEWRKSAVKGRRTSPFISTEDDKGKTVIKLHQDGRNGKPLSRLAMNLPRTVLSVANAAESPTVLLARREMQSWRLLQLEPSALRQPDEFTSPTKLDMDGSHLAATLYHLARFNKNHSTIGLSDDEAEAQVYSQVANRLAELIDDVGEVGIDRDERREILTLIVTGKDSTSHPARALSDGTLRFLALAVLELDPQAQGLLCLEEPENGIHPERIPKILKLLQDIATDVDEPIGIDNPLRQVIINTHSPSVVMQVPDDSLLVAELKETVDSGKRFKRVSFACLPDTWRQKDPEGMNDVPKNKLLAYLNPVVLGESQPDSNGKVGNLQQSKPIQPKKRRVVDRTDLQPLIPGFPTDSV
- a CDS encoding TldD/PmbA family protein, whose translation is MKIEELSALELSFNRLIETLLIKKAENEQFTVRLSSERSQFTRFNHAKVRQTGCVADGWIELTLMAGQRSSVRQFPFTGNWEIDWQLAYPALQELRDELILLPIDSYLVLPSGTNTSREGHSGNLLAEKAVVPSVLEQVAELDFTGIYAGGIVIKAYGDSNGQKHWFANDSFTLDYSLFSNSGQAVKGTFAGNDWDKSAYIAKISEAKKQLELLARPVKELPRGQYKTYFAPAAVADLLLMLSWGAISEADIQQGNSALAALSRQEKQLSTAFSLKENFQRGLVPRFNELGEMAAPELPVIEKGRLVNTLVNSRTAKEYQKIANGANGSETLRAPEVSPGNLVFEQILPKLDTGLYLSNLHYLNWSDRHTGRITGMTRYACFWVENGEIIAPIENLRFDESLYRFWGENLVDLTDFQEFIPEVGTYESRQLGGSLVPGMLVEDFTYTL
- a CDS encoding TldD/PmbA family protein translates to MLITLTKAIASFDIPADWIGIRAVKETSTTRSVRDGLPQVNGKSFTIGAMLEVLVNGCLGYAATNSLELSSLQAAAQTAYNQALAASEWWIHTFRESERPKVVGEYKSPFIEPLDALSPGEINDLLVRICQTLKVDDKIVQTIAGASTIERESWFVSSNGSEVYQKILSISTHYGATAQDGKVVQQRSNNGSQANCYQGGLELLKQENLWYRVRQIGEQAVELLTAEECPTTRTNLVLAPDQMMLQIHESVGHPLEIDRILGDERNYAGGSFVNKSDFGNLVYGSPLMNITFDPTVAGEFASYGFDDTGAVATREYLVKEGVLQRGLGSLESQARAGVPGVACARASSWNRPAIDRMGNLNLEPLNATFEDIIGGIEHGVYMESNRSWSIDDRRYKFQFGCEYAKLIENGKLTKTLRNPNYRATTPEFWHSLIQVGNAENWQMYGTPYCGKGEPNQTIWVGHGSPVCVFANVEVFGGGS
- the cysS gene encoding cysteine--tRNA ligase — protein: MTLTLYNTLTRRQEPFETVEPGKVKMYYCGVTVYDYCHLGHARACIVWDVVRRYLQFIGYEVRYIQNFTDIDDKILNRARVEHSSMEAVADRFIKAYFEDMGRLGIKEADEYPRATHTMNGIQRLIHELENKGFAYPADGDVYYAVRQFAEYGKLSGRKLEDMQAGKSDAYGGLRLRVNVDDPEYQKKKDPFDFALWKAAKPGEPAWQSPWGAGRPGWHIECSAMVRDRLGDTIDIHAGGADLIFPHHENEIAQSEAVTGKPLARYWLHNGMVKVDGEKMSKSLGNFTTIRELLDRGVDPMAVRLFVLTAQYRTPIDFTDEAIAAATNGWHTIQEGLLFGYQYGKKLGWELEEGENSQIQNPSCAESAPLVRPKIQNSDVERFQETVNNDFNFPGGLTVLFELAKELRREGNILVHQGKTETSPDELQRQWQTLVTLAGVLGLETETEAKTDKNDGLSDAEIEAKIQQREKARKGKNFAESDRIRDELQAEGITLIDSRDGTRWHRN